The DNA sequence TCTTgaaatttgagtgttttgacagTGTTGTACTGGCTTTGGAAAATCAATATGAAGTGGTAATTTGCACAGTAATTTAGTACAATCACTCTTAGCACTCATTAGCTTGTCATGTTGGTGAGATTATGGAAATCTTGGGATTTCTTGTATGAATGTATTGTAAATTTACTTGCAGTGGCTGAGCTTTGAGTACATACAATTTTTCTGATGGTTTGTCCACTTGAATAAGTTAAGCAAAATAGTGCCACTCACTTAGGTGAAAGTATACAACCACATTATGTGTGTGCATTTTAAGTGCTGGTGTTGATGTATGTAACTCTCCACTTTGGAAGGAGGTTGTGACTAGCTTCAGCTGTCTGACATTCAAACTTCTATATAGGAATAACaggtgattttgttttggagagACAAGGGATTTGATGTTTTTTGAAATATTTACCGTCATCTGAAGAGTATTGGTACAGAGTGTGATATACTAATCACAAAAGGATTCTCCTCTTCATGTGTTATTGGCTTCTGATGAACTGCATGAACACTGCATCCAGATTTATTTGATTCTTAATTGTTAAGATAACCTTTTCCATTTCATATTTTGAGGAAAAGCATTTTTGCATGATTCAACATGACTCAATACTTGCACACTGACAAAGTTATGAAGTAGACTGTCATTGTTGATGTGACACCTCTTGGATTTTCATGTCTTGGAATGAATAGTGTAATTTCAAGCAacttttttacaaaatttactTGCAGTTCCATTGTAAGTAGTTAAACAAGTGCTTAAGGAGTGTTTAAAAAGATGTCATGTCAGCCTGCTAATTTAAATATCCTATTAATGATTTAAATTTTTGAGCTGAGTTGTTTATTTGTACAAAGCATTAAAGGATGTGTATTTAGTCAGCTTTGCCAGGAAGgtaatatttgtctatttcttttcaGTATTCTTCACATTCCTGTTGGGGGGAGCATCTGCCCTCTACTCATCATCCAGTGGAGTTGTCGACCTCACGCCTGCCaacttccagcgggatgtggtCAACGGTGATGAAGTTTGGGTCGTAGAATTTTATGCTCCTTGGTGTGGACACTGCCAGAGACTTGTTCCCGAGTACCAGAAAGCAGCACAGGCTCTCAAAGGTGTGGTGAAGGTTGGAGGAGTTAATGCGGATGATCACAAGAGTCTGGCACAGCAGTTTGGTATTAGTGGATTTCCAACCATAAAAATATTTGGACTTGACAAGAAAAAACCTCAAGATTACAATGGACAGCGAACAGCCAAAGCCATTGTTGATTTTGCATTGAACGTTGCTAAAGAGAAAGTCAATGCTCAGCTCTCTGGAAAGaagagtggaggtggtggcggtggcagtggtggtggcggcagctcTGGCAGCGGTGATTCTGATGTCATTGAGCTCACCGATAGTAACTTTGAGAAGCTTGTTCTGAAGTCTGATGATATGTGGCTTGTTGAATTCTTTGCTCCTTGGTGTGGCCACTGCAAGAatttggcacctcagtgggaaaTTGCAGCCACTGATCTGAAGGGCAAGGTTAAGCTTGGAGCTCTGGATGCCACTGTCCACTCGGTGATGGCCAGCAGGTACGGAGTGCAGGGTTATCCCACCATCAAGTTCTTCCACAAGGGTGATGTTGAGGATTACGATGGAGGCCGAACGGCTTCTGATATTGTGGCGTGGGCAACTGATAAAGCTGCTGTTAACATTCCACCACCTGAGGTCAAGCAAATCATCAGCAATGCTGTTCTTGATGAGACTTGTAAGGAACACCCTATCTGTGTGATTGCCATCCTTCCTCACATTCTTGACTGCCAGAGCAAATGTCGCAACAATTATATCCAGATGCTCACCAGGCTTGGAGACAAATACAAACAGAAGATGTGGGGCTGGGGCTGGGCAGAGGCCATGGCACAGTCAGATCTTGAACAGGCCTTGGACATTGGTGGCTTTGGGTACCCGGCATTAGCAGCTCTTAATGCAAAGAAAATGCAATTTGCACTTTTGAAAGGATCCTTCAGTGAGGATGGAATTAATGAGTTCCTGAGGGATATTTCTTATGGTCGCGGCCGGACGGCTCCTGTCCGTGGAGCACAGCTGCCCAAGGTGGCGGAGATGGAGCCGTGGGATGGGAAGGATGGGGCGCtgccagaggaggaagacattgaTCTGTCTGATGTTGAACTGGATGATTTTGATACAAAAACTGAATTATAAGTGGCTGTGTTAAGTTGCTTAATGGGAACAATAGCAGACTTTCTCATGTTGAGAACATACTGACGGTGCAGTTCAGCAGCAGCTTATTTATGCTGTGCATTATTGTCCAATGTAGTTTTTTTAATACATGTACTTGAAAATTTTGAAGACTTCTTACCATGCATTTGTTGAAAAATTGTTCTCAATTAATGAAGTGTGTGTAGTATTAAGTAATTTAACTACCATACGCATTAAATCAACTACCACACATTGAAGTAAGTGCTTTTCTAAACTACTAACTCTAAAGGTCATGTTATCAGTGAATGTTTTCATGAAGAGATGACAAGGGAGTAAGACTGTGACAATCTGCATTTGTTTGTTAGCTGCACAAATTAATTTGGTGGTTTGTGTGACATTGAAAGTATGGATTAAACATTTTGTATGACttggcttattattattattcctctatTAAGGCTGCAGTGAAATGAAGTGTGATGCCATACCTTGGCCTCCTTCATTAAAAGGGAATCTCAACTTGGTACATTTGTAGGAAATTCAGCAAATCTGGATTAATTCTATTTCTCATGACAACATTTAATCTGGACTGATCCTTTGAGCACACCCATACTGTAAACTCCTCTCTATCATTCAATTGTTCTATGCTGCAAAACCCCTCACTTTACAAGCCATTCAGTTATTCTTAAGCCAATAACCTATACCAACTGCTTGCCTAATTCTTAATACTGTCATGCTCTCCTTAGGCATTTTAGAAAAGTTTCTCCTTCAGATTGAGAAATCCCTTGCCATGTGAGGCCACAACTGGCTAGGGTAGTGTACCCTAGACCAGAACACCAGGACAAACCCTAGTTGTCAGGACCACTTTGCTATCTTTCTAAACCCAATTACTATAGTTGCCCCACTAGAATGCCTATCAAGTCCTTATAAAAAGTACTACTTTTCCAATAAGTATAGGTTGTATCCTTTGTGCCCATACCTGgaacaaaactaaataaaaaattcatCACTTTGTTACCTGGATTCTCAAAGACTTGTTGACTTGTGTATCTTTATTCATCAGTGCATAAATGGCATGGACAGTTACAAATTGTCTGTGTAATATTCAAAATATTCATGCCTCAAGTGATTCCATCAAAGTGTTGGTGAAGAACAAGGTGCTGGGATCCACTAAATGGTTGGCTATTTTGAACTATAGCATCTGGCTACCTGACTACCTGTTTACCTATATGGAGATGAACAAACCATGGAATAATGAAAAGCAGGTACTTAATGTTAGTAATGCATTCAAAGGGTGGGTATTAATGAAACATGCTGTGCGAGGGTGTGATGGTGTAACCACCAATCTCAAAACATAAATTGCAAGATCAGTGATGACAACACTAACCTACAGACTAATGAACATTCAAACCACTCAAAGTGGTTTTTAGTAATCATGTTCACCAAATTCCTTGAGTATAGAGGACATCACAGTGTGTGTATAGTACAGAGATACTAAAATCGCAAAATACCTCTGTAATTTGTGGGTTATAATGATAAAACTTCCACACTGCCACAGCCACTAACTGATTTGGTTCACATAACTTCATCACCGGGGGCATTCATCTTTTTCCCAGATCTGAGACTCTGGGTGGTATACCTTATAGTATACCTTACAGTATAAAAGTAGCTAGCTTGCTTGCCTTAACTAACATGAAGCCTTAAACTTAACAATCAGTGGTAGGTTCAATATCTGAGTTGATCAGTAATCCACTATTCTTCTAAGTATGGCATCATCTCAATTTAAAAGATCTCTTctttataaacaaacaaaatggtTATAGTAAAAACTTACCATGATTAGTACTATAATGCTCATCATTACCCACATACACAGGAACTACTATGATCTAACCATTTATACATGACCTTAAATAAACTGAGCATGGTCAAGGTATCCTGCAACACAGGGCCTGAGCATGGAGCTGATGCCACACATCTCTACAAGTGTGACATCACAAGACAGGTATGGGACATGAGGCCTTTACTCAAGCTGTACCTCACTAGCGAagatctccatcatcatcagctatATGCTCAGTCCTCTTGTTCTGGGGGCCTTGGCACAGGGCAGCTTGATATGAACCTACCACTATATACAAGGATGATATTTTAAAAGCTACTAAAACCACTACAATACATGAAAGCTGTGATTCCATCATTAAGACAAACCAATCTACTTCTACAGTGAAGGCAGAACACCTGAGCACAACTCTACACTATGATGACATGAATACTTTAATATCACTTGCTCAGGAAGAGCCCTACACAGCTACATATGCTTGAAAATGAGATGCAACGCCCAAAACATATTCCTATCTAATCTACATGACAGCATGGATAGTAACTTGTTATTTGGTGTGGTTTTGCACACGAGTATGTATTGTTGCTGAATGCCAACGTTCCTGATGAGCAAAGCatgaagaaacaacaaaacTGCATTCCTAAGGAAGCCATGAACCCCAGCACCTTCTACACTTAACACTTGGCAACCTAACcagttttcattccttttactgtTGTACAAACTGCCACATGGACACTAAATTACACTTCGCTTTGATCACCTCACTTAACCAAGACTTGAGTACACCAATGTCTATAACCACTTAACACATGTAccacatacattctctctctctctcacacaccaacATTACTAACACCTAGTCAGCCCATGAACAAAGAGAGGTGTCACCTGTATTCCACACTATTACTAGGTTGTTTCATTACTTCATAGTCAAACACATACAATGACTTAAAACAATGAGATAAAATGTAACCTACAACTAGTGAATCACTAAAACAGATAATAacacataataataaataaggacACAATATGTTTTAGTATTctgaataaagatgaataaagtaAAACGTTTCCATagtagcaaaaaaataattgaaaaaaaaaaaaaaagtaaaatcaatCATGTTAAGACAACGTAAAATAacttgtgggaaaaaaaaaaaaaatctgaacagCTATAAGCATGAGTGACCTGCAGCAATACCTTTACATGTGAGTGACTTGCAGCAACACCCTTAAGAACCTTGACAACCATCATTGCACAAAAAGTCATGGATTGAATATAATTTCATCTAAATAGAATGATGAAGCCTTAGGAAGGAAGTATAAAGGCTAATTCTAATAGAATACACAATCAGTGTTGTGTGAAGCTGAAGACTGCacaaaggaataaggaaagagagccTCCAAAGGTGATCGAGAGGCCCTGTGCCATCAGATCTGAGAGACTCCCATGCACTTTCCTGACTTGTGCTCCATCTTGAAATACCAATCTCCAGTccatttgtttgtatgtatcaTGAGAATTAATACTAatatcatgcttttttttttatttcctaggTATTATGCAATATATATTGAGAATTACTGTACGGGTAATAAACGGGTAAAACTTTCTTACAGGTAATTGTGTCAGGAAAATAATACTTTCTTGTGGAAAACATCCAACTTGAAAAAAACTTCATCTTTGCTAATGACAAGAACATGGATTCGGACTCAGTAGTCCTTGTGACATTACCCTTCAATTGGAAGTTTTTATAACTAAGTGATAAGTAGATGTGATGCTTTTAGAGAAATAGGTCGAACAAAACAATGATGACATCACTGATAACAGGATCAGGATATTTTCTCCACATACTGAGTAGGCTGAAGTATCATGCCAATACTTAAGTCATATGAAAGCTTTCAacttgaaaaatacaaaatatatcaTCTTAAAATATAAGTGCTACACCTAATTCATATTGTTTTCACTCTTGCAAAGTGTTCAGCAAGGGAAGAGcatgtttcttattatttgaTCCTTTTGTTATGAAGGCTGTAACATACTTCAAAGCTTGTTTAATGTCACTTTTAAGTTTTGGAATGTTGACATCATTTAGAAATGGTACTATGTAGGTTGGGCAGGGATTATTCATACTAACTCATCTATACCACTAGTCAGTGGCCACTCtcattttagaaaaaaatataatgtatGAGGCACTTTTCTTAAGTTTACATTACATACAGAATAATGGCAAATTTGGACTGTTAAAAATATAACCCATGCTTAAATACAGTACAAAAATATAGTTGTACATTAGTAGGATGACATCTAGGACAAAAAATTCAGAAAACTGCTTTAATACTATGCACTTCCATTACTGTGTGAGTACAAAAAGTTAAATGCTGCAGCAAACTACCTGGTATATGAAGTGAACAACACCTGATTGTTGAGACAAAATGTGCTGATGGCAAAGTTTTCTCCTGTAACAAATGGGGTAAAAATATATACCTATCTCATGACTGTCTTAGGTACAGTGAAATATTTCTTATTGGCAAGGGTTGGAATTGTACTGTGCAGGTCTGCTTGCTCATTCCTTATGCCTTCACTTT is a window from the Scylla paramamosain isolate STU-SP2022 chromosome 11, ASM3559412v1, whole genome shotgun sequence genome containing:
- the LOC135105122 gene encoding protein disulfide-isomerase A6 homolog, with the protein product MHRLAVFFTFLLGGASALYSSSSGVVDLTPANFQRDVVNGDEVWVVEFYAPWCGHCQRLVPEYQKAAQALKGVVKVGGVNADDHKSLAQQFGISGFPTIKIFGLDKKKPQDYNGQRTAKAIVDFALNVAKEKVNAQLSGKKSGGGGGGSGGGGSSGSGDSDVIELTDSNFEKLVLKSDDMWLVEFFAPWCGHCKNLAPQWEIAATDLKGKVKLGALDATVHSVMASRYGVQGYPTIKFFHKGDVEDYDGGRTASDIVAWATDKAAVNIPPPEVKQIISNAVLDETCKEHPICVIAILPHILDCQSKCRNNYIQMLTRLGDKYKQKMWGWGWAEAMAQSDLEQALDIGGFGYPALAALNAKKMQFALLKGSFSEDGINEFLRDISYGRGRTAPVRGAQLPKVAEMEPWDGKDGALPEEEDIDLSDVELDDFDTKTEL